The nucleotide sequence TGCCACGCGGCGCGGGTACCGGCGGGTCGCGCTCGCTGCAGCTGGGCGGCACCGCCGTCGCCGAGGCCGCGCACGAGCTGTACGAGCGGGCCCGCAAGCTCGCCGCCGCCCTGCTGGAGGCCTCCGCCGACGACGTCGAGATCACCGACGACGGACGGTTCGGCGTCGCCGGCGTGCCGGGCGGCCCGACCGTCGGCTGGAGCGACGTGCACCGGCAGGCCGTGCTGACGGGGGAGGAGCTGCACGTCGGCCTGGACTCCCAGCAGGACGGGGCGACGTTCCCGTTCGGCGCGCACGTCTCGGTCGTCGAGGTCGACACCGACACCGGGCGGGTCACCCCGTTGCGGCACATCGCCGTGGACGACTGTGGCCGGATCCTCAATCCGCTGCTGGTCGAGGGTCAGCAGCACGGTGGCCTGGCCCAGGGGATCGCGCAGGCGCTGTACGAGCAGGTCCTGTTCGACGACGAGGGCCAGCCGATGACCTCCAGCCTGGCCGCCTACACGGTGCCGACCGCGGCCGACATGTTCGGCTTCGAGGTGGCCACCACCGAGACCCCGACCCCGCTGAACTCGCTGGGCGCCAAGGGGATCGGCGAGTCCGCGACGATCGGCTCGACGCCCGCGGTGCAGAACGCGGTGGTCGACGCGCTGGCCGATCTCGGGGTTCGGCACATCGACCTCCCGTGCACCCCGGAGCGGGTGTGGCGGGCCGTCGCCGCCGCCCGCTCCGGTACCCCTCAGGACGCCTGGCGGGAGCCGCCCGCGGTGTTCGCCGATCTCCCGGTCCGCGGCGGGGAGGCCGCCGACGACGAGGCCGGCGCCATCTGAGCGCTCCGGCGACCCCACCCCCTCGGTGGGGTCGCCGGAGGCGGTGCCGCAGACTCTGATCCGGACGCGGGCGGCTCGGCCGCCGGCACCGCCGACGGACTCACTGGAGGGACCCGCACGATGAGGCTCGCGACGATCCGGACCGCGACCGGGCACCGGGCGGTGCGAATCGACGGCGACACCGCCGTCGAGACGGGGGAAGCAGACCTCCGCGCGCTGCTGGAGCGTCCGGACTGGTTCGAGCACGCCGCCGGTGCGGCCGGTCCGGTGCACGACGCCGCCGGCCTGGACCACGCGCCGCTCGTCCCGAGCCCGGAGAAGATCATCTGTGTCGGGCTGAACTACCGCGACCACGTGTTGGAGATGGGCAACGAGCTGCCCGAGTACCCGACGATCTTCGGCAAGTTCGCACCCGCGCTGATCGGTGCCCGGGACGAGATCGAACTGCCCGCCGAGTCCGACCGGGTCGACTACGAGGCCGAGCTGACCGTCGTCATCGGGCAGTCGGTCCGGCACGCCGATCCGGCGGCGGCCCGGGCCGCGATCGCCGGCTACACGGTGCTCAACGACGTCAGCATGCGCGACTACCAGCGGCGCACCAAGCAGTTCCTGCAGGGCAAGACCTGGGAGCACTCCACCCCGCTGGGCCCCGAGCTGGTCACCCCGGACGAGCTGCCCGCCGACCCGGCGGACGGCGGCGTGCTGCGCATCCGGTCGGAGCTGGCCGGCGAGATCATGCAGGACTCGACCACCGACCAGCTGGTGTTCGGCGTCGTCGACCTGGTCGTGTACCTCTCCACGATTCTCACCCTCAATCCCGGCGACGTCATCGCCACCGGCACCCCCGGCGGCGTCGGCGACGCCCGTAAGCCGCCGCGTTACCTGACCGACGGCTGCGAGATCGTCACTGCGGTGGACGGGGTCGGCGAGTGCCGCAACGTCTGCCGGTCCGTGCGGTGAGCGGGGCCCCACCCGCCGCAGAGATCACCGTCCCGCCACCGCTCGCCGACTCGCTGGCCTGGGCCGGTGACGGCCAGGCGCATCTGCGCGGCCTGATGACCCGGATGGGCGGCGAGGCGTTCACCGCGCCGTCGCTGCTCACCGGCTGGACCCGGGCGCACGTGCTCACCCACGTCGCCCGCAACGCCGACGCGATGTGCAATCTGCTGACCTGGGCACGCACCGGCACCGAGACGCCCGCCTACCGCAGCCCGCAGGCGCGCGACGCCGACATCGCCGCGGGCGCAGCGCGCGGCCCCGACGAGATCCGGGCCGATGTCGTCGCCTCGTCCGACCGGCTGGCCGACGTCGTCCGGGCGATGCCGGCGCGGTCCTGGTCGGCCCGCGTCCGCACCGCACAGGGCGTCGAGATCCCGGTCACGGCGGTGCCGTGGCTGCGGGCCAGGGAGGTGTGGATCCACGCCGTCGATCTCGACGTCGGGGCGTCGTTCGCGGACCTGCCGATCCCGATGCGCCAGGTGCTGGTGGCCGACGTCGTGGCACATCTCGAGCGCAGTCCCGGCTGCCCGCACGTCCGGCTGGAGGAGTCGCGTACCGGCCAGGTGCTCGAGTTCGGGCCAGGGCCCGCACTCGACGGATCGGCTCTCGCCGATCTCGGGACGATCCGTGGCCGCGGCCCGGATCTCGTCGCCTGGGTGCTCGGGCGGCCGTTCGGCAAGGGACTGCGGGACGCCGAGGGCAACCTGCCCGGACCGCTGCCGTCGTGGCTGTGAGGGCTCAGTCCCGGCCCTCCAGCTCGTCGAGCCGTGCGGTGGCCCGGCCGAGCTGACGGGCCATCTCGTCGAGCCGGGCCTGCAACAGCGCCATCTCCGCGGTGAGCACCGCGACCGCCCCGGCCGTCGCGAGCGGGTCGCCCTCGATCGGGTCCCGCCCCCCGAACGCCGAGTCGTCCAGCAGGCGATCGGCCTCGCCGCCGCGCGCGCCGACCGGGGTCAGCGGGCCCGCCGGGACCTCCTCGGGCAGCAGCTCGATCTCGGCCAGCCGGGCGAACCGGTCCGGGGTCAGCACCGGCCGGGCACCCGCGCAGCGGGCACAGACCGGTTCGAGCCGGCGCCAGCCCCGCTGGCCGGCACCGGTGTCGGCCAGCGCCGACACCGTCGTCCCGCACCGGCACGGCCGCATCCGGATCGCCCGGACCCGCTGCCGGGAGTAGCGAAGTCCCAGCTCGTAGCGGCGGAACCGGCCGGACACCGCGACCTCGAGCAGGATCGAGCCCTGGTGCTCCGGCGCGCAGGCCAGCTCCCGGGCGTCGGAGTCGGAGTGGAAGCAGTAGAACCCGCAGTCACACCAGCGGGACGGGCAGGCGTGCCGGCAGCCGTGCGCGCACACCGCGTCGTCGACGGTGCGGTAGACGTGCGCCCGGCCGAGGGTGACGCCGCTGAAACCGGTCCGCGTGCCGTCCGCGGACAGCATCGGGAAGGCCAGCTTGTACCCCTCCAGCGGGCCGGTCGGGTGCTCCCGCGGCGTGCGATGGAACGGACCGCGCACCTCGATCAGTCCTCGCGGGACCCCGAGCGCGCCGGGTGCTCGTGATCCACCGGTGACCAGTCACCGAACTCGGGTTCGATGGCGGTGGGCCGGGGGCCCTCCTGGGCCGCGGCGACCCGGTCGGCCTCGTGGTCCACGGCGAATCCCTCGGAGATCTTGCGGCCCAGCCTCATGATGCCTCCCGTGATCCGGGGTTCCCGGGCGGACCTCGTGTGGCCGCCGTCACCAGATTGACCCCTCCGTGTGGTGTTGTCCAGGGCGGAACGGGTGAGCACATCCGGTTCGGATCACATCCGGACGGCCGCCGGGCGCCGGTAGGCTCACTCAGCGTTCATGACGGTCGAACCGGGGGTGATCGGTGCGGGGGCCGGCGCGGTACGGCATCGAGCACGAGCTGGCCCTGCTGCGGGCGGACGGCTCGCTCGCGGACTTCGCGACGCTGAGCCACGCCGAGGTCGCGGCCGTCGTCGACGAGCTGCCCGAGCTCCCCGACGGCCAGCGCGACCTGCGGATCGGCGATGCCGGGATCCGTCGCAAGCACTGGTACGCCGAGGGCTACGAGCGGCTCGACGAGCACGGCGGGCTGTGGCGGTTCGACCCGAAGGGCATCGAGATCCGCACCGCCGTGCACGACTCGGTGGAGGCCGCCGAGTCCGCGCTGTGTGCCGACGCCCGGCTGCTCGCCGAGGTCGCGGCCCGGCACGAACTGCGACCGGTCGCGCTCGGTTTCCACCCGTTCCGCTCGGACTACCACCTGGATCCGCCGGCGAACGCGCACGAGCGGGAGCTGATGGCGTCCTCGCCCGAGGAGCGGACCGCCCACCTGCACATGGTCACCTGGGGTCCGGACCTCAACCTGTCCTTCCCGGAGTCCGGCACCGATCCGGCCGGGCTGGCCGACGCCGCCGCCAAGCTGACCTACTACAGCCCCTATCTGGTGCCGTGGTCGTTCTCGTCGCCGTTCCGCGACGGGCGCCCGTGGGGCGGCGAGTCGGCGCGGACGTCGCGGCGGACCGGGCCGCGCCCGGCCGCGCTGGCCTACCTGGAGCCGGGCGCGGCGTTGCTGCCGACCGATCCGAGCCTGACCCGGCACGCCGGCATCCCCGGCGAGATCGGGCGGATCGAGTTCAAGGCGTTCGACGCGATCGCGGCGGTGCCGGGGGAGGAGCCGGCCGACGGCGGGCTGCCGGGGCTGCCGGGCGCGCTGCTCACCCTGCTGACCGGCGTACTGCGCGACGACACCCTGACCGGGCGCCGGCGCACCCCGGACGCGCAGGCGCACCGGCGCGCCGCGCTGCGCGGCTGGTCGGACCCGGCGGTCCGGAGCGGCTCGCAGGCGGTGCTCGACGCCGCGGCGGCCGCGCTGCGCGGGGAGCCGGGCCACGGCGAGCGGCTGGAGCTGCTCCGCACGTTGCTCGCCCGCCGGGAGAACCCGGCCGCCCGGATGCTCGCCCGACACCGCGCGGGCGGCGGGATCCCCGGCGTCGTGGCCGTGCCGCACGGCGGGTAGCACCGCGCGCCGGCCGGGTGTGCCGGACCCGGGGTCTGAGCACACCCGGCCGGGCGTGCTCAGTGGTAGCTGTGCTCCTCGGCCGGGTACTCGCCGTCGCGCACCTCGGCGGCGAACGCGGCGGCCGCGTCGTGCAGCACCCCGCCCACGTCGGCGTAGCGGCGCACGAAGCGCGGCACCTTCCCGCGGTTCATCCCGGCCATGTCGGACCAGACGAGCACCTGGGCGTCGCACTCCGGGCCGGCGCCGATCCCGACGGTCGGGATCCGCAGCTCCGCGGTGACCCGCTTCGCCACGTCGGCGGGCACCATCTCCAGCACGACGGCGAACGCGCCCGCCTCCTGCAGCGCCAGCGCGTCCTCGACGAGCCGGTCGGCGCCGTCGCCGCGGCCCTGGATCCGGAACCCGCCCAGCGCGTGCTCGCTCTGCGGGGTGAAGCCCAGGTGTGCCATCACCGGGACGCCGGACGCGGTCAGCGCCTCGACCTGCGGTGCGAACCGGGCGCCGCCCTCCAGCTTCACCGCGTGCGCGCCGGCCTCCTTCATGAACCGGAACGCCGTCTCCTGGGCCTGGGCGGGGGAGACCTGGTAGCTGCCGAAGGGCAGGTCCGCCACGACCAGCGCACTGCGCGCCCCGCGCACCACGGCCCGGGTCAGCGGGAGCAGCTCGTCCACCGTGACCGGGATGGTGTTGTCGTGGCCGAAGACGTTGTTGCCCGCCGAGTCGCCGACCAGCAGCACCGGGATACCGGCGTCGTCGAAGATCTCGGCGGTGTAGACGTCGTAGGCCGTCAGCATCGGCCAGCGCCTGCCCTCCTGCTTCCACTGCAGCAGGTGGTGCACGCGGGTGCGCTTCGGCGGTGCCGCCGGGGCCCGGTAGGGCGCGGTGACCTCGCCGTTGTCCTGTGTGCTCATCGGTGAGCTCCTTCCGTCCTCGAGGCCCGTGCTGATCACGGGTCCCCGGGTTCGCCGTCGATGGCTGGTTCCAGGGTGGCAGCGTCGGCGAACGGCCGGGCCCGGGTGTGGGAACGCTCACCCGATGCCGGCCGCAGCGCGCCGCCGGTACCGCCGGTGCCGCGTCGGTGACCGTCGGAGGTCGATGGCATGCTCCGGAGATGCTCCCCCGAATGCTGCGCTCCCGGGTCGGCGGACCCACGTCACGATCGCGCCCCGGGGCGCTGCCGGCCCGGCGGCGCGGGCGGGCGGCGGGGGTCGCGACGCTCGGGGTGGCCGTGCTGGTGCTGGTCGGGGCGTGTGCGAGCGCAGGCACGACCGATGAGGCGCAGGCCCCGGAGCAGCCGCAGGAGCTCGCTCAGTTCTACGACCAGGAGCTCAGCTGGGGCCCGTGCGCCGACTACGCGCCGACCTCGGAGGACACTGCGGCCTACGCCGATCCGGAGCTCGACTGCACCCGGGTCACCGTCCCGCAGGCCTACGCCGAGCCCGACGGCGAGACGATGCAGATCGCGCTGCTGCGCAAGAAGGCCACCGGCGACAAGATCGGCTCGCTGTTCACCGATCCCGGTGGGCCCGGCGCCTCGGGCACCTCGTTCATGGCGGGCCAGGCGTCGACCTGGTCGGCGAACGGGCTGGGCGACCGGTTCGACCTGATCGGCTTCGACCCGCGCGGCACCGGCGCCAGCCTGCCGCTCATCGAGTGCCTGACCGACCAGGAGAACGACGAGGACCGCACGAAGGTCTTCGCCGACCCCTCGCCGGAGGGCGTCGCCGCGGCCGAGGCGCACAGCCGGCAGTTCGCCGAGCGGTGCACCGAGCGCACCGGCGCCGAAGTGCTGGCCAACGTCGGCACCCGGGACGTCGCCAAGGACATGGACATCCTGCGTGCCGTCGTCGGCGACGAGAAGATGACCTACGCCGGGTTCTCCTACGGCACCGAGCTGGGCACCGCCTACGCCGAGGCGTTCCCGCAGAACGTGCGCGCGCTGCTGCTCGACGGTGCGGTCGACCCGACGCAGACCACGATCGAGTCGACGGTCAAGCAGAACGCCGGGTTCCAGCTCGCCTTCGACAACTTCGCGAAGGACTGCACCAGCCGGCAGAACTGCCCGCTGGGCACCGATCCGGCGCAGGCGACCGCCGCGTTCCAGACGATCATGCAGCAGCTGATCGACAACCCGGTCCCGGCCGGGGACGGCCGGATGCTGAGCTTCAACGACGCGCAGACCGGCGTCAGCCAGGCGCTCTACGTCTCCCAGCTGTGGCCCGCCCTGCAGCAGGGGATCTCGCAGGTGGCCAACGGCAACGGCGACTTCCTGATGCAGCTCGCCGACCTCTACCACCGGCGTGACGCGCAGGGCGAGTACTCCAACA is from Pseudonocardia autotrophica and encodes:
- a CDS encoding fumarylacetoacetate hydrolase family protein; the encoded protein is MRLATIRTATGHRAVRIDGDTAVETGEADLRALLERPDWFEHAAGAAGPVHDAAGLDHAPLVPSPEKIICVGLNYRDHVLEMGNELPEYPTIFGKFAPALIGARDEIELPAESDRVDYEAELTVVIGQSVRHADPAAARAAIAGYTVLNDVSMRDYQRRTKQFLQGKTWEHSTPLGPELVTPDELPADPADGGVLRIRSELAGEIMQDSTTDQLVFGVVDLVVYLSTILTLNPGDVIATGTPGGVGDARKPPRYLTDGCEIVTAVDGVGECRNVCRSVR
- a CDS encoding maleylpyruvate isomerase family mycothiol-dependent enzyme — its product is MSGAPPAAEITVPPPLADSLAWAGDGQAHLRGLMTRMGGEAFTAPSLLTGWTRAHVLTHVARNADAMCNLLTWARTGTETPAYRSPQARDADIAAGAARGPDEIRADVVASSDRLADVVRAMPARSWSARVRTAQGVEIPVTAVPWLRAREVWIHAVDLDVGASFADLPIPMRQVLVADVVAHLERSPGCPHVRLEESRTGQVLEFGPGPALDGSALADLGTIRGRGPDLVAWVLGRPFGKGLRDAEGNLPGPLPSWL
- a CDS encoding glutamate-cysteine ligase family protein produces the protein MRGPARYGIEHELALLRADGSLADFATLSHAEVAAVVDELPELPDGQRDLRIGDAGIRRKHWYAEGYERLDEHGGLWRFDPKGIEIRTAVHDSVEAAESALCADARLLAEVAARHELRPVALGFHPFRSDYHLDPPANAHERELMASSPEERTAHLHMVTWGPDLNLSFPESGTDPAGLADAAAKLTYYSPYLVPWSFSSPFRDGRPWGGESARTSRRTGPRPAALAYLEPGAALLPTDPSLTRHAGIPGEIGRIEFKAFDAIAAVPGEEPADGGLPGLPGALLTLLTGVLRDDTLTGRRRTPDAQAHRRAALRGWSDPAVRSGSQAVLDAAAAALRGEPGHGERLELLRTLLARRENPAARMLARHRAGGGIPGVVAVPHGG
- the panB gene encoding 3-methyl-2-oxobutanoate hydroxymethyltransferase, translated to MSTQDNGEVTAPYRAPAAPPKRTRVHHLLQWKQEGRRWPMLTAYDVYTAEIFDDAGIPVLLVGDSAGNNVFGHDNTIPVTVDELLPLTRAVVRGARSALVVADLPFGSYQVSPAQAQETAFRFMKEAGAHAVKLEGGARFAPQVEALTASGVPVMAHLGFTPQSEHALGGFRIQGRGDGADRLVEDALALQEAGAFAVVLEMVPADVAKRVTAELRIPTVGIGAGPECDAQVLVWSDMAGMNRGKVPRFVRRYADVGGVLHDAAAAFAAEVRDGEYPAEEHSYH
- a CDS encoding alpha/beta hydrolase, giving the protein MLPRMLRSRVGGPTSRSRPGALPARRRGRAAGVATLGVAVLVLVGACASAGTTDEAQAPEQPQELAQFYDQELSWGPCADYAPTSEDTAAYADPELDCTRVTVPQAYAEPDGETMQIALLRKKATGDKIGSLFTDPGGPGASGTSFMAGQASTWSANGLGDRFDLIGFDPRGTGASLPLIECLTDQENDEDRTKVFADPSPEGVAAAEAHSRQFAERCTERTGAEVLANVGTRDVAKDMDILRAVVGDEKMTYAGFSYGTELGTAYAEAFPQNVRALLLDGAVDPTQTTIESTVKQNAGFQLAFDNFAKDCTSRQNCPLGTDPAQATAAFQTIMQQLIDNPVPAGDGRMLSFNDAQTGVSQALYVSQLWPALQQGISQVANGNGDFLMQLADLYHRRDAQGEYSNMLQAFQAITCVNQPALTEPAEALELATQAEEAAPFRSTGRGPVGARDACAFWPAPPTSEPHTPQVDGLPPVVVVSVTGDPATPYQAGVDLADQLGGSLISVNGEQHTASLQGDPCVDGLAIDYLVNLTVPGEGSECTLMPS